In the Uranotaenia lowii strain MFRU-FL chromosome 1, ASM2978415v1, whole genome shotgun sequence genome, aagtgaataataatacttctacaaattatttgaatagtttactgcattttaaggagttttctagaattacaaagattttcggaggttttaaaatggtgttttaagagatgctcttctagaactaaggaatttgatatttgagctgtaattctttaccaaactacttactttcttcattaaaatgacgtgaaatgatgaatcaaacattttcggtttattttaaatcagaaaaaaacaggttggtattcataaacttagattttttttcaataaacatcactttttccagtttcaagtcatagatggcagcactatcttgccgttaataccaaattaagtctcaatattgatttttcaggtttattcaGGCCCATATCCATCATTTCGATGTAGTtttccatcacagttttgttggagttcacgctgcagaaatcttttccggatttgcaaaaaaaacaccagcacaagaatataacaccgccaaattatctgctcatctcaacttccgatttaatttcaaattataccaataatactgctagttatctggttcatcaagctccaccggaaagtacaaaattattctgattatcggtccaagaaattcacttttatgggttcatgatgaaattcttattttttgatattgtgatctAAGAATTTCCAAGGTggtcacacggtaccaagtacttatttcttgaccaaaatcatccagcacacctttgttaatcccagatattcgaaaatcggcatcaatttggtttaattgcaagattgtgctgccatctatgacttgaaactagagaaatagcgtttgactatttaaaaacattagtatttttgaatttgaagcctgttttttattcaaattcatcaTCAAATCTATGTCTtgtcaatttgcatcatacttatgaatgataatgaagaaataaagcggtttgataaagtattatagctcaagtatcgaattcctaaacgctagaggagcatctcttgaaacccccttttaaaacctttgaaaatctttgaaattctagaaactCCTTAGaatacagttatctattcagataattcgtagatgcattattattcacttttacacagtaaatttttagaaataatcttgtttttgttgaaaaagcaCAAGTGATTCTTaacttatttcgcaccctttttccatagttttggtcctcaacgccaattgcaacgtccaaaaaaagtaaacttatgcttgatttattcgttaaacaattcaaaacaatttatagaacaaagttttggtgattttcaatcattcatattttaacaagcaaaacacatggtggtgctattcttatttcgctcactgtagcagCGACAGTaacatttacaatttttcttctAGGGCTCTAGGTAAAAGTTTCAAGGTAAAGCGAATGTTGGGAGACGGTAACTGTCTTCTGAGATCGTTGCTGGATCAATTAGGAATTTGTAATAATcatcccagacaaccagaagtcgtgttttcttttacagattacatcgtatagaatgttatttatactcattttcgtatatctgcacctacaatgtgcggtccatgcatattctttatcgtatttaaaagcattgcatgattttattacgacaagaagagagactcgtatttatgtacatatgaactcgacctttgtgtgcgacaattcgcaaaaaatccgtgaaacaaccgatatacggtgatcagccgtgactgagagattttgtcgtgctatgcataaaataattcgaaataaaaaacgtatataactgcattgattcgtaataatgtgcatgcagtcgtatacctttgcaaattaattcgcatgtctgattttcgtaaaacgtatttgctggcaatcgtaaaagaatacaaaaaagttcaataaaatcgtttatgataatgggacatcgatgattggaatcgaattaaagaaggcttcaaaatgttggtctatttttagatcatcgatgacgcgTTCTacgatttgaaagatttaagttatagaaatatacgatttgcttttggtttaatgtctttgaagcaaatccccttgaatttatatattccagatagcgtcgaggaaccatcatgagctacAGATCGcatggtcaggggatcaagtccaggtactaacaataaaatcagcaatcgatataaactttaatttgacagcaaaaaacgcatttctttgaaataatcttatttttattatttttatggatgaataaactgattggtttaaagtattaaaaaaaaataataatcttatttttattcaactgacggaaaatgagagccctgcactcaagtcgcaaaagacgaccaaacaagtcgtcaaactttccatattgttacgaaaaatgtcgtatattacaacctcaatcatctatatgatgatgtaaattgtcaaagtatattccaaaaagaatcagggtagtcgtaaatgatgcgcatgacaagtcgtgcaaatcgtaatttaatacaatccaaatcaagaatatgtttgctaatgtacctatatggcctccaaaatggtacgtatatactggttttgctacattatatacgatatgtttacacgtatatttgcatgtatatttgcgttgcaaattcgaaatacccaccaaatggttgtctgggcagTCATTAACTTCAAACTTCAATGTTTACAAGATGAGGCAAATGATAGCACAATTCATTGAAATGAACAAAACCCGATTTGAGGCTTTTCTTTTCGAATATACGGAAATATTCGGATGTTTTGAAAACGTGGTGATGAAAATTAAGGAAGATAAATTTTGTCTTGGCCATGAAGCGATAGtggcattttcagaaattttcaacACTCGTATAAAAATAACTTGCGAAAAcaattatcaattttacctgGGCATTGACGATAGTatgaacattttagaaattttttactgCGGAGGGAACTCTCTTAACCATTACGATAGCATTTTGAGAGCTTCAGATTCCGGTACTGAAAATTATATGTTAAACACTGGCAACACAGAAAAAGACCTTATGAATAGAATGGATCCGCAAATCACTAACATCAAGAAACAGAGAAGAATTTGTAATGAAATCGAAcatgttaaaaataaagatCTCAAAATAGCATCATGGAATGTCAAAGGATGCCGAAATAAAAACAAGAGAGAAGAGATAGATGAGATACTCAATCAACATCAAATAAACATAGCTTTCTTACAAGAAGTCAACACTTTAGGGCAAGAAATAAATACTTCAAATTATCATTGGAGAGTAGTCGGAAATAGGCAAAACCGATCAAGGGGATTATCTGTTCTTGTAAGAAAACAGAATAGCGATAACATACAATTACTTCTATCGGAGGAATACAAACAAGGAATTCATTGGACGAAATTCAAGGTGGGCGATGATTCGTTCTATGTTGTAAATATACATGCTCCTAATCAAAATCAGAATAGTTTTCTATCTCATTTGTTAGAAGAAACTAAGATCAACAGGAGAAAGTTATTAGTGTTAGGTGATTTTAATGCTCAGATCGGGTACAAGGATAAGTCTATCGAAGATAACCGGTTCATAGGAAAAGTCTTAGGGCATGAATATTGCAATACAAATggagagtttttcaaaatgtttttacacACTGCGagcttgaaaaacatttcttcagTCATAGGAAAAGATACAAAGTATACATGGAGGGGACAGGAGTGCCAAAGTCAAATAGATCATATTTTAAAACCAATTTGTACAGATTATTATGTAAGATACATTAAAGGTTTCTGGACTCCTACAAAAACTGACCATAAACTGCTGATAACTGGAATAGTTTTCAAGAAGGGACTTGGAAAGTCGTCTAATGACTCGAAAGCTTCAAAACCTAACCTCGAATTGCTTAAAATACCTAAAGTTCAAGAAAAATATCATGATAAACTTCAtgataatttaataaatattgatttaaatacCAATAACATAAACGAAAAGTATCATACACTGGCGAAGGCGATTAAAAATGCTGCAAATAGTACTCTTAAAACATCAAAGGTACCAAGCACCCCAACAAGGAAAAAAGCTCTCAGCCGTTTGAGAAAGGCTATGAGGTGGACAAGAAAACATCCTGACATGCAAATATACAAGTATAAACTATCCAACAGAAGACAAGAGTATTACGACGCGATTAAAAAACATAAAGAGGGAGAAATTATgactttcttcaaaaacttaaacGACTTTGATGCAGGAGTtcgtattaaaaaaacatataacTACTTGAAGGGATACATAAAatctaaaaagaaaaaacatgCCATGATAAGTCTAAAAACGTgggaagaaattttaaaatcatttgagGGCCAAGAAGTAGAATACTGCAGAAAACACGATTTCGTTCCATTGCCAAGTCCTCCGAGCTTCGAAGAACTTAAGTCAATTATCAAGAACTCTGCAAACGGTAAAGCACCAGGTTCGGACAAAGTTTACATGGAGTTTCTAAAATACGCTGATGATGTTACTATTCGTCTACTCACAGAAATTATTCAAGAAGCCTATATAATAAACGAACTGCCAACAGGCTGGAACCAAACAGTTCAGATTCCTATACCGAAAAAGTCAGGAGCAAAAGAAGCCGACGATTTCAGGAGAATTTCTCTATGcaatgttgtttacaaaatatacgcAAAGTGGCTAGATAGCAAGTTGAGAATTTATGCAGGTGAGGTGGGTCTTCATCAAGCAGCCTTCACGAATAGTAGATCCACTAGCGACCATATTTTCATTGCTAGGAGAATAATGGAGGAAAATTGGAATGAAGGAGTAAATTTGTTTGTATTAGCATTAGACATCAAGAAGGCTTTCGACACTGTTGACTTAAAGTGTTTAGAGAATGTATTAATTAAGCTCGAAGTGCCATCACGTTTAATCGATAGGGTTCTGGCTTGTGTAAAGAGTGAAATGGGAGAATCAGTTATCCTGCAACGTTAAAAGAGGTATGGGTATAAAACAAGGATGTCCGTTGTCACCTCTACTTTTCAACTACGTTATTCAGGACGTTTTAACTAAGGTACAGGAACAGGTGAATAGCTTAAGTTTGATTGGATTAGGTATTCTCCAACTACCTCTGTTACTAGCATTTGCAGACGACTTACTTATTATTACTTCCAATCAAACAGAACTTGAAGAAATTCTTGACAAATTGGAAATTGAGCTGTCCAAAGTTGGCCTGATTATAAACAGAAACAAGAGCCAGGTGCTTATTAGACATCCTGACCCCAGTGCACAAACTTCTAATCACATTTTACTCAATGGTAAAGAATTCAAAGTTTCTGATAAGATAAAATATTTGGGAGTATGCATAACATCCACACTGAATAGGAAAATGACCAATAGGGACAGATGTCGCAGTGCTCTGCAAGTATCAAGattcataattaatttttgcaaatcatTCAAACCATCGTGGGACTTAGGTAGATTAAtatcagtgattgaaatcctcaccaattttctcatcagaggcattcaaaatacacgctCTGAGGACTCGCATAGCTATataggagacgatacatatacattcattcaaacctccccccatgaggaggatctgctctgagagacactatttgtttgctgccccgaacgaactctctcaacgttcggttgctacatgatgcatgaagaagacaaggcacacatactcatttacgttattgaatttgatggactcaagccgatagctgtcgttgaggagaacatcttcaacctcgccgcaaaggtcgaggcaacaacgacaacaaccaaacttattgcattgcataggcccgcaacgtatggagcaaggaggggggaggaaaaagaaacgaaaaaactagctgcctgcgtgcggttgctgtgcaataatagcaatagcagaaaaacctcacgcattcgatccaggcacaaacgaggagactcgggtttgctctgccttttgaattcggttccctcaaggttgtagcaggagatgagtgagagccattcgtttggttttttggattcgctgcctcgtaTGTGTATTGCTTCATGAAAGCGGGCCatgtgagagcgtatgcatcatcggttttgtcgatttcgctgcctcaaagcaacctttgcttccgagtaaagcgttgagcgagagatggttgatcaactcatgctcagcaaaattcaatcactgattAATATACAATACTGTCATTGCACCAGCTCTTTTGTATGGGACAAAGGTAGCAGTTCTGACCAAGAAAAGCAGAGTATCAATGGCAGACTacgaaaaatttattcttctcaatattttcaagaactGTACTAAACCCAACGGTCTCAAATTTAATGCTAGAAGGCTCTTAGATGGTAAGACCATAAATAGAAAGGTTAGTGTAGGAAGATTATGTTACTATGGACATATTAAGAGGAGGGCGAGAAACCATCCTCTGAGTATAGCATATAATCTAAATTctaataaaaagaaaagaggCAGACCGAGTTTCACATGGAAGGACTCATTGTTAGCTGATTTCGACAAGGTAGGAGCAGAAGCGGAGGAGGACTGGAATGATTTATTTCAAGATAAAGAGAAGTTAAAAAGAAAAGCCGAGGAAATTTACAAACATTCTCACAGTGAAATCTCTGATGGAATTTCCTCCGATGAAGAATCAAGACCATTTAAACACTggaagaacaaaaaatataGTTGTACATGTATCATAATTGATAGAAGAACCCTCAGTGTGAATGTGAGAGTGTGTGGTAGGGTGTGAATGAGAGATGATATAATTGGCTTGGATCATCGTAAAAGTAAGAAACACAAAAAAGAGCTTAAAGgtagttttaaattgttttccaacCAAAATGTCATTACGATCCTCTTTTATATAACCCCTAAATATggaataatataaatttttatttcagcatTCAAACAGGTAAATGATTGCCAAAATTgtacatttttattattgtggGGAGTGGGGGATCCATCCGAGCATCCGAATGAAGCGATTTTTGAGGAGAGCACTGGGCTACCTCACCAGCCCGGAATCGTGGATTGAGGACGGGCTCGTCTCCCCGCCCAGTGGGGCGCTCTGCTTTGCAACGGCTCGATTCAAATACTAGATAGGTTTATTTTGCTCTTTCGATGGAGACAACTTAATCCTATTCCTTTTCAGAGATTTAAGCTACTCGGTTTAAATCTCTACTCCTTTGTAATAGTCCATTCAAAGTCATCTTGAACTTGTTTAGTGGATGAATCTTGGACAAGTTGCAAAGTAAAAGTTGCTCGCAGTTACCGGCCGTGCCTTGCTAGCTGGGTGGtagaaatacatacatacatacaaataaGATGTATCTTAAGAAATCTTTTGCGATTATTATAAGATTCCATTTAACATCGTTCACCTTAAATAAAACTTGTTCTGTCATATCGTAAAAATCGTAATTCATTAAGGTTTCAACATCTTCTACGATGAATATATGATAGTGTCGAATGTTACGTGCACATCTTTACGAATCCGATTTGAGTTGAGCTTTTATGCGAGTTTGacgatcatttttttcaacgatttcatgttggctgggcTGTCATTAACCGATTCGCTACTACGAACGAAAAACATCACAGCGCCATGGAATCAACACTGGACGTGACGTAGGTAATCGATGAAACAGGAGGTATGCACAGtagattgagtcgatttggggtcatttttgaatttctcaaaccctgaggtctaaaaagctttgttttgattcaatactcatccatgaatttttgcagaatttttatgtcacgtttacatgagttacatgagccgcagcccgtggcgtagaggatagccttccagtcttctaagccaacggtcatgagatcaaatcccggtcacggcatacatagtacactttctgtgggttggtggttttagcatttgtaagatgctagccatcatatcctcgaaagatgtacgcttagagttaagtgaaaggaatctcttcgaggaaacattaagtttcattgagatcctgtatgtgtttgtgttcgtttataaaaaaaaaaataccatataTAAAAATACCatatattttgaacttttaagtttgtgtgGGAAATACGACTAGATTCCTCCCCGGAGTCGAATTCACCTGAGAaagatttgtgaaaatttttcattattcttctcttatttcatatttgtcaaaatACCTCtgtgtttgttcaataaaatttaagagGGGAGGAAGAAAAGCCGTTTGCAGCAAATATTTCAGATTCATTTGCAACCTTTTTCACTCTCCTTCATTCGACCTCTCTAAATGAACGTTTTTCCACCAGATGAATAAAACTgttaaaaggtttaaaaatcttcaacaattaaaatgttctagaaatcCCGAGGGATTATTCCAAATTTTGGATCGTCTAAAAGGGGAAAGTCTCAgatttcgaatggtgcaaaactTAGCGATGCTTGTTctatcagagacaccgtgattCATATCTCAAAACTAAAATAggtacattgaaaaaaatgaatactgTCACAAAATCACTTCTcaaaataataagaataataTCATAACTTCATTTCGAATGACCTTGTGATTCAAACACTCGATGGATAGCTTAACTTCTTTGCTTTTATCTTTGACCTTCTCCGAGGgttattcttcaaaacaatCGAATCGAAGCTGCTGTTAGTGCCTTCTTGAGGGAAATTACcctagaattgaaaaaaacaacaccatGCAAAGTGTGTCTGTCAGATATTGCTTCCTTCGAGTGACTTTGCATTTACTACCTATAATGTTCTCCCTCCAACAGATGCTCCCGAAGGTGCCAGTTCCAACGCTGGATCAAACCATGACCGAGTACCAGCGGGTGCTGCAGCCAATCACGACGTCGCAGCAGATCGAGCGGACCCGGGCCATCATTAAACAACTGACCGCACCGAACGGAGCTGGAGCGGCGCTGCAACAGTACTTGCTGGACAAACGGGAAGCCGACGATAACTGGGCTTACTACTACTGGTTGAACGATATGTACATGGACAACCCGCTGCCGCTGCCCATCAACTCCAATCCGGGCATGGTTTTGCCACCGCGCAAATTCACCACCGTCAACGATGTGGCGAGATTCGTTGCGCGGCTGGTCGACCACCTGATGATGCACAAGGAAATGTTGGACAGGTGAgtactatttttttattgttttgggtTTTAAAAAACTACTAAATCAACTAAAACTGTGTGAATGAAGAtacaaatttgacagtttttcgATTGTTTGTTGTTATCCTCCAGTGCATAAAAAtagctgatttcgagaaaacacgcatcgaagttttcgttttgtgtattttccatacattttttgcaaagtaacatttttcataagaacaaaaaagtatgaaaacgaaataaaatttactttacACCGGCTTAAGCATAATAATATTCATGCCAATCGAAATATTTAACTCACGAACCTGGCTAAAGCAATTGCTGCGAGGTCATATCAATAATAGTTAGTGAAAAACAACAGTCATAATTacctaattttaatatttttccagttcagaattatttaaattttaaggatATAGGTATTGTAAATTTGTTCTTAAAActaatgagataaaaaaaagtaaattatagAACAGAATTTAAACTGACAAATTTGGCTATTCTTagtctattaaaaaaaatcctagctTCCACGGTTTGCTTTTGCctttgaaattgttaaaatacctattctttttattttttcggaattttcataaaatttccaaaactttatttatttcctcctttgggtttttcgaaaattttgatggaataatacagtgagcgaaataagaatagcaccactatgtgtttcgcttgttaaaatatgaatgattgaaaattacgaaaattttcttccacagtttatTCTGatttgcttaacggataaatcaagcataagtttactttttttagacatagcaattggcgttgaggaccaaaaatgtgaaaaaaggggtccgaaataagaatagcaccacttgagtttttcaacagaaacaagattattttaaaaaatttactgtgttaaagtgaataataatgcttctacgaattatttgaatagataactgcatttaaaggagttttccagaattccaaaggttttcaaaggttttaaaagggggttttaagagatgctcctctagcgttaaggaattttatatttgagctgtaattctttaccaaactacttactttcttcattaaaatgacgtgaaatgatgaaacaaacattcgggattaattttgaatcagaaaataaataggttggaaatcaaaaactttgattttgttcagtaaaccacactttttccagtttcaagtcgtagatggcagcactatcttgcggTTAAacccaaattaagtctcaatattgattttccaggtttattttgggcccatattcatcattttgaggtattttcccaacacagttttgttgaagttcacgctgcagaaagcttttctggatttgcaaaagaatcaccagcacaaaaatgtacaaccgccaaaattcttgctcatctcaacttccgattcaattgcaaatcataccaataatactgctagacGTCTGGTctatcaagctccatcgcaaagtatgactttattctgataatcggtccaaaaaattcacttttagttaCCTTGATGCGAAtctaatttttttggatttagtggggGGATTGGGATCTGGGATGTACAtaattcaagatattttttgggaaaaactttataagtaagcCAAGTTCCTTATCTACGTGGGGACTATACAcgcacaaaattttattaaattctgagagggtcatgaCAGATACTGGCGCGAAATCCGTCAAATAAGCTTCTAAAGTTCCATTTTTACAAATGTAGAATGCATATTCAAACATGCAAAATAATGAAACTTTGAATGCCATTTCAGCGGTGGTCTCATTCAAGAACGTGCCACATCGCGCGAGAAGGGTCAACCGTTGTGTATGGCTCAATATTATCGGCTTCTCGGTTCCTGCCGACGTCCGGGAGAAAAGCGGGACAGCCAGTACTTGCCAGAACAGAGGAGCGATGAGCACGTGATCATTAGCTACCGCAATCAGGTAAACCATTGAAAACAATTCGAGACACTAAATACTAGGAGGtggttctatttttttctatcgttACAGATGTACTGCCTCCCAGTAAAAGCGGGTGATCGAGGACGTCTTAACGAGGACGAAATCTCAGCCCTGTGTTTGCACATTCTCAACGATGCTCCTTGTCTACCCCGGAAAGCTCCTCGAATGGGTCTTTTGACTGCTGAACCACGTCCACGCTGGGCGCAGGATCGCCAAATGTTGCTGATAGAAGAACAGAACGCTCGCAACATTGAGCTAATCGAACAGGCGCTGGTTTTGATTTGTATCGATGAAGCAATAGCGTTGACCTTCAACGCTCGTGGGTTCAACGGATCTCCGGCAGGTGCTCATTATTGTGGCGGTCGTGACGAGAGCAACATGGCCCACGAAATGATCCACGGTGGTGGCAGTGAGTATAACACCGGCAATCGTTggtttgataaaaccatgcagCTGATCGTCTGCAACGATGGCAGTTGGGGTCTGTGCTATGAGCATTCACCTTCGGAAGGAATTGCCGTTGTCCAGCTGCTGGAGGGAATCGTGAAAAAGATCGACGAAATGCCAGCGAAGGAAGAGAACGGATCCCACAGCCATCTCCCGCCACCTGAACGCCTCGAGTGGATCATTCGACCGGAAATCGAACGTCGCCTGCGGGATGCTGCTCGCACTGTTGATAAGTAAGAAACGACAGCATGTTATGAACGATGGATGGTGCAACTAAAGTGAGCCGTTCCTTTTGCTTTCAGAAACATCGAAGACCTAGACTTCTATGTGTATCGCTACAAACCCTTTgggaaaaattttatcaaagctTGTCAGGTCAGCCCAGATGTGTTCATACAATTGGCACTACAACTGGCGTATTTCAAGTAAGTTTCAAGAAGTCGCTCATTGGTGTTGACGCATTGCTTATTTGGTGACTACTTTCAGATTGTACGGTCATTTGGTCAGCACATATGAGAGTGCTTCAACAAGAAGATTTTTGCTGGtaagttaaatttaaataaaaaatcctaaattaaCATAAAGTTAGAATAGATTGCCAATAACTTTACTATGTATGAAAAAAACCGCTAAAACAATGgtaaaaagcagaaaaaaaattgtgcagggTGGGTGgatgtatttgaaaaatttcatgaaagaaTTTTGATAACCAAccatatacatatgtacattgtaaatttagtagatAGGCCCCAAAATCTACTTGCAAATCACCTATGAGGGGAGGAGTCGGAAAACtcgaaatttaagtttttaagtgatttttgaaGTCCTAGAAGACTGAgaaagttcccagatttttttttttcaaaatta is a window encoding:
- the LOC129739802 gene encoding choline O-acetyltransferase isoform X3, which translates into the protein MLPKVPVPTLDQTMTEYQRVLQPITTSQQIERTRAIIKQLTAPNGAGAALQQYLLDKREADDNWAYYYWLNDMYMDNPLPLPINSNPGMVLPPRKFTTVNDVARFVARLVDHLMMHKEMLDSGGLIQERATSREKGQPLCMAQYYRLLGSCRRPGEKRDSQYLPEQRSDEHVIISYRNQMYCLPVKAGDRGRLNEDEISALCLHILNDAPCLPRKAPRMGLLTAEPRPRWAQDRQMLLIEEQNARNIELIEQALVLICIDEAIALTFNARGFNGSPAGAHYCGGRDESNMAHEMIHGGGSEYNTGNRWFDKTMQLIVCNDGSWGLCYEHSPSEGIAVVQLLEGIVKKIDEMPAKEENGSHSHLPPPERLEWIIRPEIERRLRDAARTVDKNIEDLDFYVYRYKPFGKNFIKACQVSPDVFIQLALQLAYFKLYGHLVSTYESASTRRFLLGRVDCIRSASMEALEWAKAMCQGEGANVTLESDKEEDYSCEAANSDSRKVTFSIYSKDHLRELFRCAAARQTEVMVQNILGYGIDIHLLGLREASKELNGTVHDLFTDEGYKIANCFLLSTSQVLPFCECYSWSIGSVSHLQHQNSAPLLPDL
- the LOC129739802 gene encoding choline O-acetyltransferase isoform X2; its protein translation is MLPKVPVPTLDQTMTEYQRVLQPITTSQQIERTRAIIKQLTAPNGAGAALQQYLLDKREADDNWAYYYWLNDMYMDNPLPLPINSNPGMVLPPRKFTTVNDVARFVARLVDHLMMHKEMLDSGGLIQERATSREKGQPLCMAQYYRLLGSCRRPGEKRDSQYLPEQRSDEHVIISYRNQMYCLPVKAGDRGRLNEDEISALCLHILNDAPCLPRKAPRMGLLTAEPRPRWAQDRQMLLIEEQNARNIELIEQALVLICIDEAIALTFNARGFNGSPAGAHYCGGRDESNMAHEMIHGGGSEYNTGNRWFDKTMQLIVCNDGSWGLCYEHSPSEGIAVVQLLEGIVKKIDEMPAKEENGSHSHLPPPERLEWIIRPEIERRLRDAARTVDKNIEDLDFYVYRYKPFGKNFIKACQVSPDVFIQLALQLAYFKLYGHLVSTYESASTRRFLLGRVDCIRSASMEALEWAKAMCQGEGANVTLESDKEEDYSCEAANSDSRKKDHLRELFRCAAARQTEVMVQNILGYGIDIHLLGLREASKELNGTVHDLFTDEGYKIANCFLLSTSQVACSTNSFMGYGPVTPHGYGASYNPHPNEIIFCISAFFSSDKTSASRFARSLQDSLDAMRDLLS
- the LOC129739802 gene encoding choline O-acetyltransferase isoform X1; the protein is MLPKVPVPTLDQTMTEYQRVLQPITTSQQIERTRAIIKQLTAPNGAGAALQQYLLDKREADDNWAYYYWLNDMYMDNPLPLPINSNPGMVLPPRKFTTVNDVARFVARLVDHLMMHKEMLDSGGLIQERATSREKGQPLCMAQYYRLLGSCRRPGEKRDSQYLPEQRSDEHVIISYRNQMYCLPVKAGDRGRLNEDEISALCLHILNDAPCLPRKAPRMGLLTAEPRPRWAQDRQMLLIEEQNARNIELIEQALVLICIDEAIALTFNARGFNGSPAGAHYCGGRDESNMAHEMIHGGGSEYNTGNRWFDKTMQLIVCNDGSWGLCYEHSPSEGIAVVQLLEGIVKKIDEMPAKEENGSHSHLPPPERLEWIIRPEIERRLRDAARTVDKNIEDLDFYVYRYKPFGKNFIKACQVSPDVFIQLALQLAYFKLYGHLVSTYESASTRRFLLGRVDCIRSASMEALEWAKAMCQGEGANVTLESDKEEDYSCEAANSDSRKVTFSIYSKDHLRELFRCAAARQTEVMVQNILGYGIDIHLLGLREASKELNGTVHDLFTDEGYKIANCFLLSTSQVACSTNSFMGYGPVTPHGYGASYNPHPNEIIFCISAFFSSDKTSASRFARSLQDSLDAMRDLLS